The Spiroplasma citri genome has a segment encoding these proteins:
- a CDS encoding dicarboxylate/amino acid:cation symporter, with product MYFNLLFSSDNNNPLHDFLSISTWQSLVSILIFFGIMVLLWFWIKKTKMRFIFRVLLGLAIGLIFGITIQAINGFPYNTTEPSGSMINPVIPDPNDSGKTIPNNIYVLWVHEFSIWVNLFRMTFLNAILLMTAPVVFLAIARAVSKPGKDVSSRRGTIITITILLLNVAAMFIISLFIGIAFNIGNGFTISGSGSYDKDASNPLPEIIWNYVPSNFVQPFLLETILPVMVIAGLIGLAVKKLTKRHPEDMQNIRDGFDRWWTIIMSCLMFIIKLMPYSVMSMITYAIISRPIGYLAQIGIVVGIGYLCLIITLIWHSLLLTLSGVNPFKWWKFAIKPVIQGFTTQSSNATLPLTMKVLKDDMKVKENLVGISAPLTTTMGLTGCAGVQAGIIVSFISTAGLYDLTVANFFIVLLVVVVASLGIAGVPGTASVVTACVLEGIGLVTLYVPVYAIIGALDGIFDMGRTSVNIVGGLQATTIAARLTNSLENEDLILFKWSRLRRKRNREKRKKQE from the coding sequence ATGTATTTCAATTTATTATTTAGTTCAGACAATAATAATCCATTGCATGATTTTTTATCAATTTCAACTTGACAATCACTTGTTAGCATCCTTATTTTCTTTGGAATAATGGTTTTATTATGATTTTGAATTAAAAAAACAAAAATGCGATTTATTTTTCGCGTTTTATTAGGATTAGCAATTGGTTTAATTTTTGGAATTACTATTCAAGCAATTAATGGTTTCCCATATAATACAACTGAACCATCAGGATCAATGATTAATCCAGTGATTCCAGATCCAAATGATTCGGGAAAAACTATTCCAAATAATATTTATGTTTTATGGGTACATGAGTTTTCAATTTGAGTTAATTTATTTAGAATGACTTTCTTAAATGCAATTTTATTGATGACTGCTCCTGTTGTATTTTTAGCAATTGCAAGAGCTGTTTCAAAACCAGGAAAAGATGTATCTTCGCGAAGAGGAACTATTATTACAATTACTATTTTATTATTAAATGTTGCAGCAATGTTTATTATTTCATTATTTATTGGGATTGCATTTAATATTGGTAATGGCTTTACAATTTCAGGAAGCGGAAGTTATGATAAGGATGCATCAAATCCATTGCCAGAAATTATTTGGAATTATGTGCCTTCTAATTTTGTCCAGCCATTTCTTTTAGAAACAATTCTTCCTGTAATGGTAATTGCTGGTTTAATTGGGTTAGCTGTTAAGAAATTAACTAAGCGACATCCAGAAGATATGCAAAATATTCGTGATGGTTTTGACCGTTGATGAACAATTATTATGTCATGTTTAATGTTTATTATTAAATTAATGCCATATTCTGTAATGTCAATGATTACTTATGCTATTATTTCGCGACCAATTGGATACTTAGCACAGATTGGAATTGTTGTTGGAATTGGGTACTTATGTTTAATAATTACTTTAATTTGGCATTCATTGTTATTAACATTGTCAGGAGTAAATCCATTTAAATGATGGAAGTTTGCTATCAAGCCGGTAATTCAAGGGTTTACAACTCAATCTTCTAATGCAACATTACCCTTAACAATGAAAGTTTTAAAAGATGATATGAAAGTAAAAGAAAATCTTGTCGGGATATCCGCTCCTTTAACCACGACGATGGGTTTAACTGGTTGTGCAGGTGTACAAGCAGGGATTATTGTTTCTTTTATTTCAACAGCTGGTTTATATGACTTAACTGTTGCTAATTTCTTTATTGTTTTATTGGTAGTAGTTGTAGCTTCGTTAGGAATTGCTGGTGTGCCAGGAACAGCTAGTGTTGTTACTGCTTGTGTTTTAGAAGGAATTGGTTTAGTAACTTTATATGTGCCAGTTTATGCAATTATTGGGGCCCTAGATGGCATATTTGATATGGGACGAACAAGCGTCAATATTGTTGGTGGGCTACAAGCAACAACAATTGCGGCTCGGTTAACTAATTCATTAGAAAATGAAGACTTAATTCTTTTTAAATGATCAAGATTGCGAAGAAAACGAAATCGGGAAAAAAGAAAAAAACAAGAATAA
- a CDS encoding pentapeptide repeat-containing protein has translation MKTIQDLIKDLTGVTVEQDKISKYLASKTLDLEETNLKIANLKIADLWCADLQSANLRSANLWCADLRRSNLEYANLRSANLENACLVGTNLKNACLLGARITKEQLDQLTVIGEDK, from the coding sequence ATGAAAACAATACAAGATTTAATTAAAGATTTAACAGGAGTTACTGTTGAACAAGATAAAATCAGTAAATATTTAGCAAGTAAAACATTAGATTTAGAAGAGACTAATTTAAAAATTGCTAATTTAAAAATTGCTGATTTATGATGTGCTGATTTACAATCTGCTAATTTACGAAGTGCTAATTTATGATGTGCTGATTTAAGACGCTCTAATTTAGAATATGCTAATTTACGAAGTGCTAATTTAGAAAATGCTTGTTTAGTAGGTACTAATTTAAAAAATGCTTGTTTATTAGGTGCTAGAATTACAAAAGAACAATTAGACCAATTAACTGTTATTGGGGAGGATAAATAA